In a single window of the Agrobacterium fabrum str. C58 genome:
- the glmU gene encoding bifunctional UDP-N-acetylglucosamine diphosphorylase/glucosamine-1-phosphate N-acetyltransferase GlmU, with product MERSSLAVILAAGDSTRMKSSKSKVLHPVAGRPMIGHVVEAVAGAGVGAVALVVGRDADNVAAAASLKGLQVEAFLQKERKGTGHAVLAAREAIKRGFDDVIVAYGDVPLITSATLDRAREAIAAGADVAVIGFHTDRPTGYGRLLVENGELVAIREEKDATDEERKVTWCNSGLMAINGRNALDLLDRIGNSNVKGEYYLTDVVEIARSLGRRAIAIDAPEKELTGCNNRAELAFIERLWQERRRHELMVDGVSMIAPETVFLSFDTKIGQDVLIEPNVVFGPGVTIEPGAIVHAFSHLEGAHLAEGAVVGPFARLRPGANLHANAKVGNFCEVKKAEIGEGAKVNHLTYIGDAFVGAGSNIGAGAITCNYDGYNKSETRIGANSFIGSNSSLVAPVTIGERAYIASGSVITDDVPADALAFGRARQEVKPGRAVALRERAKAQKEAKKKSS from the coding sequence ATGGAGCGTAGCTCTCTAGCCGTTATTCTCGCAGCGGGCGATAGCACGCGCATGAAGTCTTCGAAGTCCAAGGTACTGCATCCGGTCGCGGGACGTCCGATGATCGGGCACGTGGTGGAGGCGGTTGCTGGAGCGGGCGTCGGCGCGGTGGCGCTGGTCGTCGGGCGCGATGCCGACAATGTCGCTGCCGCTGCAAGTCTCAAGGGCCTCCAGGTGGAGGCCTTCCTGCAGAAGGAACGCAAGGGCACTGGCCATGCGGTTCTCGCCGCACGCGAAGCGATCAAACGCGGTTTTGACGACGTCATCGTTGCTTATGGCGATGTACCGCTCATCACCTCGGCCACGCTCGACAGGGCGCGCGAGGCGATTGCCGCCGGTGCCGATGTGGCTGTCATCGGTTTTCATACCGATCGTCCCACGGGTTATGGTCGACTTCTGGTCGAGAATGGCGAGCTGGTCGCGATCCGCGAGGAGAAGGACGCCACCGACGAGGAACGCAAGGTCACCTGGTGCAACAGCGGATTGATGGCCATTAACGGCCGCAATGCGCTGGATCTGCTGGACCGGATCGGCAATAGCAACGTGAAGGGCGAATATTATCTAACTGACGTCGTCGAGATCGCCCGTTCTCTCGGCCGCCGCGCCATCGCCATCGATGCACCGGAAAAGGAACTGACCGGCTGCAACAACCGCGCTGAGCTCGCCTTTATCGAGAGGCTCTGGCAGGAGCGGCGCCGTCACGAATTGATGGTCGACGGCGTTTCGATGATTGCGCCAGAGACCGTGTTCCTTTCCTTCGATACAAAGATCGGTCAGGATGTTCTGATCGAGCCTAACGTCGTGTTCGGTCCCGGCGTTACGATCGAGCCGGGCGCCATCGTTCATGCGTTTTCGCATCTTGAAGGCGCTCACCTGGCCGAAGGTGCGGTTGTCGGTCCGTTTGCGCGGTTGCGTCCGGGTGCAAACCTGCACGCCAATGCCAAGGTCGGCAATTTCTGCGAGGTCAAGAAGGCCGAGATCGGCGAGGGCGCCAAGGTCAACCATCTGACCTATATCGGCGATGCTTTCGTGGGTGCAGGCAGCAATATAGGCGCGGGTGCCATCACCTGTAATTATGATGGTTACAACAAGTCCGAAACGCGGATCGGGGCCAACAGCTTCATCGGCTCGAATTCGTCGCTGGTCGCTCCCGTCACCATTGGAGAGCGGGCCTATATCGCCTCCGGCAGCGTGATTACCGATGATGTGCCGGCCGATGCGCTTGCTTTCGGGCGCGCGCGCCAGGAGGTGAAGCCGGGCAGGGCGGTCGCCTTGCGCGAGCGGGCGAAAGCGCAGAAGGAAGCGAAGAAAAAGTCCTCTTGA
- a CDS encoding FadR/GntR family transcriptional regulator has translation MLDAAIGFRKLRTNHAQVVHKLGLDIVSGTFKTGDILPGDADLMERLKVSRTVLREAMKTLTAKGMISPKARIGTRVTERESWNMFDSEVLLWHFEAGVSEEFLLHLYDIRQAFEPYGAGLAATRAKDTDIARLVAYANEMGNTAYSKEKRAIADMNFHVLITEMSGNPFMRTVGSLIKAALAGIFRMSNPEADPNEISDVSASHLRLVEAFRLRDEVAARHEMERLIENGRQQILEFTARNSRR, from the coding sequence ATGCTCGATGCGGCGATCGGTTTTCGAAAGCTGCGGACAAATCATGCACAGGTCGTTCACAAGCTCGGTCTCGATATCGTCTCCGGCACCTTCAAGACGGGTGACATCCTGCCGGGTGACGCCGATTTGATGGAACGGCTGAAAGTATCCCGCACGGTGCTTCGCGAGGCGATGAAGACGCTCACCGCCAAGGGCATGATCTCCCCCAAGGCGCGCATCGGCACTCGGGTGACGGAGCGAGAAAGCTGGAACATGTTCGACAGCGAGGTGCTGCTCTGGCACTTCGAGGCGGGTGTCAGCGAGGAATTCCTGCTGCATCTCTACGATATCCGCCAGGCTTTCGAACCCTATGGTGCGGGTCTTGCAGCCACCAGAGCAAAAGATACCGATATTGCGAGGCTCGTCGCTTACGCCAACGAGATGGGCAACACTGCCTATTCCAAGGAAAAGCGGGCGATTGCGGACATGAATTTTCATGTCCTTATTACCGAAATGTCCGGCAACCCGTTCATGCGCACCGTTGGTTCGTTGATCAAGGCGGCGCTGGCGGGCATTTTCCGGATGAGCAACCCGGAAGCCGATCCCAACGAGATTTCCGACGTGTCTGCCTCTCACCTGCGGCTCGTCGAAGCGTTTCGCCTGCGCGATGAGGTTGCGGCCCGGCACGAGATGGAAAGACTGATTGAAAACGGCCGTCAACAGATACTCGAATTCACGGCCCGAAACTCCCGCAGATAG
- a CDS encoding BMP family ABC transporter substrate-binding protein, whose translation MKKLVIALAASVAALGGVVSSAEAADAKKVCFIYVGSRTDGGWTQAHEIGREELQKHFGDKIETPFLESVPEGPDAERAIERMARSGCELVFTTSFGFMDATVKVAQKFPKVKFEHATGFKTAENVATYNSRFYEGRYIQGQIAAKMSKKGLAGYIASFPIPEVVMGIDAFVLGAQSVNPDFKLKVVWANTWFDPGKEADAAKALIDQGVDILTQHTDTTAPMQVAAERGIKAFGQASDMIAAGPQTQLTAIKDTWGAYYIKRTQALLDGTWKSESVWDGLKDGILTMAPYTNMPDDVKKMAEETEAKIKSGELHPFTGPVKKQDGSEWLKAGEKAEDKVLLGLNFYVAGVDDKLPQ comes from the coding sequence ATGAAAAAACTGGTCATCGCACTTGCCGCGTCCGTCGCGGCGCTCGGAGGCGTCGTTTCCTCCGCTGAAGCCGCCGACGCCAAGAAGGTCTGCTTCATCTATGTCGGCAGCCGCACCGATGGCGGCTGGACGCAGGCGCATGAAATCGGTCGCGAAGAGCTGCAGAAGCATTTCGGCGACAAGATCGAAACGCCTTTCCTCGAAAGCGTTCCAGAAGGCCCGGATGCCGAGCGCGCCATCGAGCGTATGGCCCGTTCCGGTTGCGAACTGGTGTTCACCACCTCCTTCGGCTTCATGGATGCGACCGTGAAGGTGGCCCAGAAGTTCCCCAAGGTGAAGTTCGAGCACGCCACCGGCTTCAAGACGGCCGAAAACGTCGCGACCTATAATTCGCGTTTCTATGAAGGCCGCTACATTCAGGGCCAGATCGCCGCGAAGATGTCCAAGAAGGGTCTCGCCGGTTACATCGCCTCCTTCCCGATCCCGGAAGTGGTGATGGGCATTGACGCCTTCGTTCTCGGCGCGCAGTCGGTGAACCCGGACTTCAAGCTCAAGGTCGTCTGGGCCAATACCTGGTTCGACCCCGGCAAGGAAGCCGATGCTGCCAAGGCTCTGATCGACCAGGGCGTCGATATCCTGACGCAGCACACCGACACGACGGCACCGATGCAGGTTGCAGCGGAACGCGGCATCAAGGCTTTCGGTCAGGCTTCCGACATGATCGCGGCCGGCCCGCAGACGCAGCTGACCGCCATCAAGGACACTTGGGGTGCCTATTACATCAAGCGCACGCAGGCGCTTCTCGATGGTACCTGGAAGTCCGAATCCGTCTGGGACGGCCTGAAGGACGGCATCCTGACCATGGCGCCCTACACCAACATGCCTGACGACGTGAAAAAGATGGCTGAGGAAACCGAAGCCAAGATCAAGTCGGGCGAGCTGCACCCCTTCACCGGCCCGGTGAAGAAGCAGGACGGCTCGGAATGGCTGAAGGCGGGTGAAAAGGCCGAAGACAAGGTTCTGCTCGGCCTCAACTTCTACGTTGCCGGCGTGGACGACAAGCTGCCGCAATAA